In Streptomyces chartreusis NRRL 3882, the following are encoded in one genomic region:
- a CDS encoding MFS transporter, translating to MFAPRTTPWPLVALFTAGYLAPYLLPTTVGRLDSGLPLSATQAGAVGSALLLSSATAGFALASRVERIGARALARLGLALALLGYGGAALTTAVPAVVVGAVVGGFGSGTATTVAATLIAAQQDPHRASTAGLLTVSALAGAVYLTVPHLGPGHGLPLAAIALTALAVWPLTGRLHAGTPAAPTRHHKARLPHARSGLVLAAAMLCWSLAQNSLWGVSGQIGLTQAHLGEATVGAVFAVALGAGLTGVLAAGALGARLGRAVPIGAGTVLIAGCIVLSASATDLTSFATGEIAWNTLYPVVLSYLIGLAASLDPRGRWAVLVGSASSLGTAAGPLAGSVLSAQAGFPVMGAILAAGLLVIALPMTAVALHTGGRPLLAGAIRRRGGHPAALVAATTGTPTGAVPEIGAPEQPVVEIPVDTPAVPAQRAYGKAGSEVL from the coding sequence GTGTTCGCCCCCCGCACCACCCCCTGGCCCCTCGTCGCCCTCTTCACGGCCGGGTACCTCGCCCCGTACCTGCTGCCGACCACCGTCGGCAGGCTCGACTCGGGCCTACCGCTCTCCGCCACCCAGGCCGGCGCCGTCGGCAGTGCGCTGCTGCTGAGTTCGGCGACCGCCGGATTCGCCCTGGCCTCACGGGTCGAGCGGATCGGGGCCCGTGCCCTCGCCCGGCTCGGGCTCGCACTGGCCCTGCTCGGCTACGGCGGTGCCGCGCTGACCACCGCCGTCCCGGCCGTAGTCGTCGGCGCGGTCGTCGGCGGATTCGGATCCGGCACGGCCACCACCGTCGCCGCCACCCTCATCGCCGCCCAGCAGGATCCGCACCGGGCCTCCACGGCCGGTCTGCTCACCGTCTCCGCCCTCGCCGGCGCGGTGTATCTGACGGTCCCGCACCTCGGCCCGGGGCACGGACTGCCCCTGGCCGCGATCGCCCTCACGGCCCTGGCCGTGTGGCCGCTGACCGGCCGCCTGCACGCCGGTACGCCCGCCGCGCCCACGCGGCACCACAAGGCCCGGCTGCCACACGCCCGTTCGGGCCTGGTGCTGGCCGCCGCCATGCTGTGCTGGTCGCTCGCCCAGAACTCCCTGTGGGGCGTGAGCGGACAGATCGGCCTGACCCAGGCCCACCTCGGCGAGGCCACCGTCGGAGCGGTCTTCGCCGTGGCGCTGGGCGCCGGACTGACCGGCGTCCTCGCGGCGGGGGCGCTCGGGGCGCGGCTGGGACGCGCGGTGCCGATCGGTGCGGGCACGGTCCTGATCGCCGGCTGCATCGTGCTCAGCGCCTCCGCGACCGACCTGACGAGCTTCGCGACCGGCGAGATCGCCTGGAACACCCTGTATCCGGTGGTGCTGTCGTACCTGATCGGGCTCGCCGCATCGCTCGACCCGCGCGGCCGCTGGGCGGTGCTCGTCGGCTCGGCGTCCTCGCTGGGCACGGCCGCCGGGCCGCTGGCCGGCAGCGTGCTGTCGGCGCAGGCCGGGTTCCCGGTCATGGGCGCGATCCTGGCCGCCGGCCTGCTGGTGATCGCGCTGCCGATGACCGCCGTCGCCCTGCACACCGGCGGGCGCCCGCTGCTCGCCGGGGCGATCCGCCGCCGCGGCGGCCACCCGGCCGCCCTGGTCGCCGCCACCACGGGCACCCCCACCGGCGCGGTCCCCGAGATCGGCGCTCCGGAACAGCCGGTGGTGGAGATCCCCGTGGACACCCCGGCCGTCCCGGCCCAGCGCGCCTACGGCAAGGCCGGGTCGGAGGTCCTGTGA
- a CDS encoding IclR family transcriptional regulator — MPDTGGVREVKSAARTVELLELLAARGDRPARLQELADELGVPRSSMYALLQTLISRGWVRTDVTGSLYGIGIHALLTGTSYLDSDPRVRAVRPYLDEASEALGETIHMGRLDGRDVAYLATRESHEYLRTISRVGRRLPAHAGALGKALLAERPDAELPEGPYEALTPNTHTSRESLVADLAQVRARGWSADREEGVTGIVGFGFALRYDTPALDAISCSVPVARLTPEHEERIVAVMREIRAKAEAAVPGGTGSVHWR; from the coding sequence ATGCCAGACACAGGGGGCGTCCGCGAGGTGAAGTCCGCGGCCCGCACGGTCGAGCTGCTGGAACTCCTCGCGGCGCGCGGCGACCGCCCGGCACGGCTCCAGGAGCTGGCCGACGAACTCGGCGTGCCCCGCAGCTCGATGTACGCGCTGCTCCAGACCCTGATCTCGCGCGGCTGGGTCCGCACCGACGTCACCGGCTCCCTGTACGGCATCGGCATCCACGCCCTGCTCACCGGCACCAGCTACCTGGACTCCGACCCGCGGGTCCGGGCCGTACGGCCGTATCTCGACGAGGCGTCCGAGGCGCTCGGCGAGACGATCCACATGGGGCGCCTGGACGGCCGGGACGTGGCGTATCTGGCGACGCGGGAGTCGCACGAGTACCTGCGCACGATCAGCCGGGTGGGGCGGCGCCTGCCCGCGCACGCCGGGGCCCTGGGCAAGGCGCTGCTGGCGGAGCGCCCGGACGCGGAACTGCCCGAGGGGCCGTACGAGGCGCTGACCCCGAACACGCACACCAGCCGGGAGTCCCTGGTGGCCGACCTCGCCCAGGTCCGGGCCCGCGGCTGGTCCGCGGATCGCGAGGAGGGAGTGACCGGCATCGTCGGCTTCGGCTTCGCGCTGCGCTACGACACCCCCGCGCTGGACGCGATCAGCTGCTCGGTGCCGGTGGCCCGGCTCACGCCGGAGCACGAGGAGCGCATCGTCGCCGTGATGCGGGAGATCCGGGCGAAGGCCGAGGCGGCGGTTCCCGGAGGCACCGGGTCAGTGCACTGGCGGTAG
- a CDS encoding 5-dehydro-4-deoxyglucarate dehydratase — MAQETSEETALSAGPGAVAHRLRDGMAGGVLSFPLTSFRDDGSLDPEGFRAYVAGRLAASPGAVFPACGTGEFFSLDEDEYRQVVAITVEEAAGRVPVVAGVGYGWAQAVRFARIAEDAGADALLVLPHYLVAAPQDGLVAQLEQIAARTRLPLIAYQRGQVAFTAASLRRIAALPGVIGLKDGHSDLDRLQRLTLAAPEGFLFFNGAATAEMQARAYATVGVPAYSSAVHAFAPEIADAFFAALRDGDHGTVDKLLRGFYVPLVELRDRVPGYAVSLVKAAARLRGHSVGPVRAPLTDPSPADLAALTALLTAGLDLVGAAL, encoded by the coding sequence ATGGCCCAGGAGACGAGTGAGGAGACGGCCCTGAGCGCCGGACCGGGTGCCGTCGCGCACCGGCTGCGGGACGGCATGGCCGGTGGCGTGCTGTCGTTCCCGCTGACCAGCTTCCGCGACGACGGCAGCCTCGACCCGGAGGGCTTTCGCGCCTACGTCGCGGGCCGGCTCGCCGCCTCGCCCGGCGCCGTCTTCCCCGCCTGCGGCACCGGCGAGTTCTTCTCGCTCGACGAGGACGAGTACCGGCAGGTCGTCGCCATCACGGTCGAGGAGGCGGCGGGCCGCGTACCCGTCGTCGCGGGCGTCGGCTACGGCTGGGCGCAGGCCGTCCGGTTCGCGCGCATCGCCGAGGACGCCGGGGCCGACGCGCTGCTCGTGCTGCCGCACTACCTCGTCGCCGCCCCGCAAGACGGCCTGGTCGCCCAGCTGGAACAGATCGCCGCCCGCACCCGGCTGCCCCTGATCGCCTACCAGCGTGGCCAGGTCGCGTTCACCGCCGCATCGCTCAGGCGCATCGCGGCCCTGCCGGGCGTCATCGGCCTCAAGGACGGCCACAGCGACCTGGACCGGCTCCAGCGCCTCACCCTCGCGGCGCCCGAGGGATTCCTGTTCTTCAACGGCGCCGCCACCGCCGAGATGCAGGCCCGTGCCTACGCCACCGTCGGCGTCCCCGCCTACTCCTCCGCCGTCCACGCCTTCGCCCCCGAGATCGCCGACGCCTTCTTCGCCGCCCTGCGCGACGGCGACCACGGCACCGTCGACAAGCTGCTGCGCGGCTTCTACGTCCCGCTCGTCGAACTGCGCGACCGCGTCCCCGGGTACGCCGTGTCGCTGGTGAAGGCGGCGGCCCGGCTGCGCGGCCATTCCGTGGGCCCCGTCCGCGCCCCGCTCACCGACCCCTCGCCCGCCGACCTGGCCGCCCTCACCGCCCTGCTCACCGCGGGACTCGACCTCGTGGGAGCCGCTCTGTGA
- a CDS encoding glucarate dehydratase family protein has translation MNLAITDVRLTPILVADPPLLNTQGVHQPYTPRLIVEVVTADGVTGVGETYGDTKYLELARPFAERLKGRQVSDLNGLFTVADQVAVDASRVVDAVDVGGLRGVQTADKLRLSVVSAFEVACLDALGKALGLPVHALLGGKVRDAVEYSAYLFYKWAGHPEGVACEKDDWGAAVDPAGVVEQARRFTERYGFNSFKLKGGVFPPDEEIAAVRALAEAFPGHPLRLDPNGAWSLETSLRVARELGDVLEYLEDPTLGTPAMAEVAERTGVPLATNMCVTTFAEIKEAFTTGAVGAVQVVLSDHHYWGGLRNTQQLAAVCRTFGVGVSMHSNTHLGISLAAMTHVAATVPNLHHACDSHYPWQSEDVLTERLTFEGGRIAVSDAPGLGVQLDRERLAVLHRRWLDDDGTLRDRDDAAAMRVADPEWVTPSMPRW, from the coding sequence GTGAACCTCGCCATCACCGACGTACGGCTGACGCCGATCCTGGTCGCGGACCCGCCGCTGCTGAACACGCAGGGCGTGCACCAGCCGTACACGCCCCGGCTGATCGTCGAGGTCGTCACGGCGGACGGGGTCACGGGCGTGGGGGAGACCTACGGCGACACCAAGTACCTGGAGCTGGCCCGGCCCTTCGCCGAGCGGCTCAAGGGACGCCAGGTCAGCGACCTCAACGGGCTGTTCACGGTCGCGGACCAGGTCGCGGTGGACGCCTCCCGGGTCGTCGACGCCGTCGACGTCGGCGGGCTGCGCGGCGTCCAGACCGCCGACAAGCTGCGGCTGTCCGTCGTCTCCGCCTTCGAGGTCGCCTGCCTCGACGCCCTCGGCAAGGCCCTCGGGCTGCCCGTGCACGCGCTGCTCGGCGGCAAGGTGCGCGACGCCGTCGAGTACAGCGCGTACCTGTTCTACAAGTGGGCCGGCCACCCGGAGGGCGTCGCCTGCGAGAAGGACGACTGGGGGGCCGCCGTCGACCCGGCCGGGGTGGTGGAACAGGCCCGCCGGTTCACCGAGCGGTACGGCTTCAATTCCTTCAAGCTCAAGGGCGGCGTCTTCCCGCCCGACGAGGAGATCGCGGCCGTCCGGGCGCTCGCCGAGGCGTTCCCCGGGCACCCGCTGCGGCTCGACCCCAACGGCGCCTGGTCCCTGGAGACCTCGCTGCGGGTGGCGCGGGAACTCGGGGACGTCCTGGAGTACCTGGAGGACCCGACCCTCGGCACCCCCGCCATGGCCGAGGTCGCCGAGCGGACGGGGGTGCCGCTCGCCACCAACATGTGCGTGACGACCTTCGCCGAGATCAAGGAAGCGTTCACCACGGGCGCCGTCGGCGCCGTCCAGGTGGTGCTCTCCGACCACCACTACTGGGGCGGACTGCGCAACACCCAGCAGCTCGCGGCCGTCTGCCGCACCTTCGGCGTCGGCGTGTCGATGCACTCCAACACCCACCTGGGCATCTCGCTCGCCGCGATGACCCATGTGGCGGCCACCGTCCCGAACCTCCACCACGCCTGCGACTCCCACTACCCGTGGCAGTCGGAGGACGTGCTCACCGAGCGGCTCACCTTCGAGGGCGGCAGGATCGCCGTGTCCGACGCGCCCGGGCTCGGCGTGCAGCTCGACCGTGAGCGGCTGGCCGTACTGCACCGGCGGTGGCTGGATGACGACGGTACGCTGCGCGACCGCGACGACGCGGCGGCCATGCGGGTCGCCGACCCGGAGTGGGTGACGCCCTCGATGCCCCGCTGGTAG
- a CDS encoding carbohydrate kinase family protein, protein MIASTAPAGKGPAGKGSHRQSQVDPLAPLRAPDDPPWDVYLTGTVFLDIIFTGLDSAPVRGTESWARGMGSSPGGAANMATALARLGLRTSLAAAFGDDHYGDYCWDALEHGEGIDLSASRTVPGWHSPVTVSMAYEGERTMVSHGHEPPPEEPAPECPPRARAAVASLAPGVSAPWIAQAASKGTRVFGDVGWDDTGAWDLAALPDLRHCEAFLPNAEEAMRYTGADCPRAAAHALTDHVPLAVVTLGADGAYAVDRRTGETAEVPAIEVEALDPTGAGDVFVAGFVTGTLADWPLADRLAFAGLTAALSVQEFGGSLSAPGWSEIAAWWRRVQSVEGQDPEALQRYGFLAGLVSEELMRPWPLRRAVPTIGFRRSA, encoded by the coding sequence GTGATCGCGTCCACCGCCCCGGCCGGAAAGGGCCCGGCCGGAAAGGGATCGCACCGCCAGAGTCAGGTCGATCCGCTCGCCCCGCTGCGCGCGCCGGACGACCCGCCCTGGGACGTCTATCTCACCGGCACCGTCTTCCTCGACATCATCTTCACCGGGCTCGACTCCGCCCCGGTGCGCGGGACCGAGTCCTGGGCACGCGGGATGGGGTCGAGCCCCGGCGGCGCCGCCAACATGGCCACCGCCCTGGCCCGCCTCGGCCTGCGCACGTCCCTCGCGGCGGCCTTCGGCGACGACCACTACGGCGACTACTGCTGGGACGCCCTGGAGCACGGCGAGGGCATCGACCTCTCCGCGTCGCGCACGGTGCCCGGCTGGCACTCCCCGGTGACGGTCTCCATGGCTTACGAGGGGGAGCGCACGATGGTCTCGCACGGCCATGAGCCGCCCCCGGAGGAGCCCGCCCCCGAGTGCCCGCCGCGCGCGCGTGCCGCCGTCGCCTCCCTCGCCCCCGGCGTCAGCGCGCCCTGGATCGCCCAGGCCGCGAGCAAGGGCACCCGGGTCTTCGGCGACGTCGGCTGGGACGACACCGGCGCGTGGGACCTGGCGGCGCTGCCCGACCTGCGGCACTGCGAGGCGTTCCTGCCGAACGCGGAGGAGGCCATGCGGTACACGGGCGCGGACTGCCCCAGGGCGGCGGCGCACGCGCTGACCGACCACGTGCCGCTCGCGGTCGTCACGCTCGGGGCGGACGGGGCGTACGCGGTGGACCGGCGTACGGGGGAGACGGCGGAGGTTCCGGCGATCGAGGTCGAGGCGCTCGATCCGACCGGGGCGGGGGACGTGTTCGTCGCCGGGTTCGTGACCGGGACCCTGGCGGACTGGCCGCTGGCGGACCGGCTGGCCTTCGCCGGGCTGACGGCGGCGCTGTCGGTGCAGGAGTTCGGGGGGTCGTTGTCGGCGCCGGGGTGGTCGGAGATCGCGGCGTGGTGGCGGAGGGTGCAGTCGGTCGAGGGGCAGGATCCGGAGGCCCTGCAGCGGTACGGGTTCCTTGCAGGGCTGGTGTCGGAGGAGTTGATGAGGCCCTGGCCGCTGCGGCGGGCCGTACCTACGATCGGCTTCCGGCGCTCGGCGTGA
- a CDS encoding PhoH family protein, giving the protein MTQTPTAHTPAQEQARAQFTVPAQHPMVTVLGSGDSLLRVIEKAFPAADIHVRGNEISAVGDPVDVALIARVFDEMMLVLRTGQPMTEDAVERSIAMLKASENGESDGQETPAQVLTQNILSSRGRTIRPKTLNQKRYVDAIDKHTIVFGIGPAGTGKTYLAMAKAVQALQSKQVNRIILTRPAVEAGERLGFLPGTLYEKIDPYLRPLYDALHDMLDPDSIPRLMAAGTIEVAPLAYMRGRTLNDAFIILDEAQNTSPEQMKMFLTRLGFDSKIVITGDVTQVDLPDGTKSGLRQVQDILDGVDDVHFSRLSSHDVVRHKLVGRIVDAYEQYDTKHGTQNGAHKSRGKAGHKGK; this is encoded by the coding sequence ATGACTCAGACACCCACAGCTCACACCCCCGCGCAGGAGCAGGCGAGAGCGCAGTTCACCGTCCCCGCCCAGCACCCCATGGTGACCGTGCTGGGTTCCGGCGACTCCCTCCTGCGCGTGATCGAGAAGGCCTTCCCGGCGGCCGACATCCACGTCCGGGGCAACGAGATCAGCGCGGTCGGCGACCCCGTGGACGTCGCCCTCATCGCCCGCGTGTTCGACGAGATGATGCTGGTGCTCCGCACCGGACAGCCGATGACGGAGGACGCAGTGGAACGCTCGATCGCCATGCTCAAGGCGAGCGAGAACGGGGAGAGCGACGGCCAGGAGACCCCGGCCCAGGTGCTCACGCAGAACATCCTGTCCTCGCGAGGCCGCACGATCCGCCCCAAGACGCTCAACCAGAAGCGCTACGTGGACGCGATCGACAAGCACACGATCGTCTTCGGCATCGGCCCCGCCGGCACCGGCAAGACCTACCTGGCGATGGCCAAGGCGGTGCAGGCCCTGCAGTCCAAGCAGGTCAACCGCATCATCCTGACCCGCCCGGCGGTCGAGGCCGGAGAGCGGCTCGGATTCCTCCCGGGCACGCTCTACGAGAAGATCGACCCGTACCTGCGCCCGCTCTACGACGCGCTGCACGACATGCTCGACCCGGACTCCATCCCCCGGCTGATGGCGGCGGGCACGATCGAGGTCGCGCCGCTCGCCTACATGCGCGGCCGCACGCTCAACGACGCCTTCATCATCCTGGACGAGGCCCAGAACACGAGCCCCGAGCAGATGAAGATGTTCCTCACCCGCCTCGGCTTCGACTCGAAGATCGTGATCACGGGTGACGTGACGCAGGTCGACCTCCCGGACGGGACGAAGAGCGGTCTGCGCCAGGTGCAGGACATCCTGGACGGCGTCGATGACGTCCACTTCTCCCGGCTGTCGTCCCACGATGTCGTCCGGCACAAGCTCGTGGGCCGTATCGTCGATGCGTACGAGCAGTACGACACCAAGCACGGCACCCAGAACGGCGCGCACAAGAGCCGCGGCAAGGCCGGGCACAAGGGGAAGTAG
- the ybeY gene encoding rRNA maturation RNase YbeY, which yields MSIDVNNESGTEVDEQAILDIARYALARMRIHPLSELSVIVVDADAMEQLHIQWMDLPGPTDVMSFPMDELRPPSKDDDEPPQGLLGDIVLCPEVAEKQGKEADTQHSMDEELQLLTVHGVLHLLGYDHEEPDEKAEMFGLQAAIVDGWRAERGLTGPSPAPTVS from the coding sequence ATGTCGATCGACGTCAACAACGAGTCCGGCACCGAGGTCGACGAGCAGGCGATCCTCGACATCGCCCGTTACGCGCTCGCGCGGATGCGCATCCACCCGCTCTCCGAGCTCTCGGTGATCGTCGTGGACGCCGACGCCATGGAGCAGCTCCACATCCAGTGGATGGACCTGCCGGGCCCCACGGATGTCATGTCCTTCCCGATGGACGAGCTGCGCCCGCCGTCCAAGGACGACGACGAGCCGCCGCAGGGGCTGCTCGGCGACATCGTGCTGTGCCCCGAGGTCGCCGAGAAGCAGGGCAAGGAAGCGGACACGCAGCACTCCATGGACGAGGAGCTCCAGCTCCTCACCGTCCACGGCGTGCTGCACCTGCTCGGCTACGACCACGAGGAGCCGGACGAGAAGGCCGAGATGTTCGGCCTCCAGGCGGCCATCGTGGACGGCTGGCGCGCGGAGCGGGGCCTGACCGGCCCGTCCCCGGCGCCGACGGTCTCCTGA
- a CDS encoding hemolysin family protein, whose translation MSPQLALGAVALVVVAWLAACAEAGLARVSSFRAEEAVRSGRRGSAKLSQVAADPTRYLNVALLVRVACEMAAAALITYGCLKEFDGTTEALLIAIAVMVLVSYVAVGVSPRTIGRQHPLNTATLSAYVLVPLARIMGPIPSLLILIGNALTPGKGFRRGPFASEAELRALVDLAEKESLIEDEERRMVHSVFELGDTLVREVMVPRTDLVVIERFKTIRQALTLALRSGFSRIPVTGESEDDIVGIVYLKDLVRKTHISREAESEQVSTAMRPAFFVPDTKNAGDLLREMQKERNHVAVAVDEYGGTAGIVTIEDILEEIVGEITDEYDRELPPVEDLGKDRYRVTARLDIGDLGELYGLEAFDDEDVETVGGLLAKALGRVPIAGASSVVGLPDGRELRLTAEAAAGRRNKIVTVLVEPVDPADPPEEEKPE comes from the coding sequence ATGAGTCCCCAACTCGCCCTGGGCGCGGTCGCCCTGGTCGTCGTGGCCTGGCTCGCCGCCTGCGCGGAGGCGGGCCTCGCGCGCGTCTCCAGCTTCCGCGCGGAGGAGGCCGTGCGCTCCGGCCGCCGCGGCAGCGCCAAGCTGTCCCAGGTCGCCGCCGACCCGACCCGCTACCTGAACGTGGCGCTGCTGGTCCGCGTCGCCTGCGAGATGGCCGCCGCCGCGCTGATCACCTACGGCTGCCTGAAGGAGTTCGACGGCACGACCGAGGCCCTCCTGATCGCCATCGCGGTCATGGTCCTCGTGTCGTACGTCGCCGTCGGCGTCTCCCCGCGCACCATCGGCCGCCAGCACCCGCTGAACACGGCGACGCTCTCGGCGTACGTCCTGGTGCCGCTGGCCCGGATCATGGGCCCGATCCCGTCGCTGCTCATCCTCATCGGCAACGCGCTCACCCCCGGCAAGGGCTTCCGCCGGGGGCCCTTCGCCTCCGAGGCGGAGCTGCGCGCGCTGGTCGACCTCGCCGAGAAGGAATCGCTCATCGAGGACGAGGAGCGCCGCATGGTGCACTCGGTCTTCGAGCTGGGCGACACCCTCGTCCGGGAGGTCATGGTCCCGCGCACGGACCTGGTGGTCATCGAACGCTTCAAGACCATCCGCCAGGCCCTCACCCTCGCCCTGCGCTCCGGCTTCTCGCGGATCCCGGTGACCGGCGAGAGCGAGGACGACATCGTCGGGATCGTGTATCTGAAGGACCTGGTCCGCAAGACGCACATCAGCCGCGAGGCCGAGTCCGAGCAGGTGTCCACGGCGATGCGCCCGGCGTTCTTCGTGCCCGACACCAAGAACGCGGGCGACCTGCTGCGCGAGATGCAGAAGGAGCGCAACCACGTCGCCGTCGCCGTCGACGAGTACGGCGGCACCGCCGGCATCGTCACCATCGAGGACATCCTCGAGGAGATCGTCGGCGAGATCACCGACGAGTACGACCGCGAACTGCCGCCGGTGGAGGACCTCGGCAAGGACCGCTACCGGGTCACTGCCCGCCTGGACATCGGCGACCTGGGCGAGCTGTACGGCCTGGAGGCGTTCGACGACGAGGACGTCGAGACGGTCGGCGGTCTGCTGGCGAAGGCGCTGGGCCGGGTTCCCATCGCCGGTGCGTCGTCCGTCGTCGGTCTCCCGGACGGCAGGGAACTGCGCCTGACCGCTGAGGCCGCGGCCGGCCGCCGGAACAAGATCGTGACCGTGCTGGTGGAGCCGGTGGATCCGGCGGATCCCCCCGAGGAGGAGAAGCCGGAATGA
- a CDS encoding MmcQ/YjbR family DNA-binding protein translates to MTPQELRAFCLSFNAAVEDFPFSPEISVFKVQGKLFALSHLDARPLKVNLKCDPDDAIRLRREHEGLIVPGWHMNKRHWNTVTADGGLPDRLVRELVEDSYDLVVAGLPRADRLRLDRS, encoded by the coding sequence ATGACTCCGCAGGAACTGCGCGCGTTCTGCCTGTCGTTCAACGCGGCGGTCGAGGACTTCCCGTTCAGCCCGGAGATCTCGGTCTTCAAGGTCCAGGGCAAGCTCTTCGCCCTGTCGCACCTCGACGCGCGTCCCCTGAAGGTCAACCTCAAGTGCGACCCGGACGACGCGATCCGGCTGCGCCGCGAGCACGAGGGCCTGATCGTCCCCGGCTGGCACATGAACAAGCGGCACTGGAACACGGTCACGGCCGACGGGGGACTCCCGGACCGGCTGGTCCGGGAGCTCGTCGAGGACTCCTACGACCTCGTCGTCGCGGGCCTGCCGCGAGCGGACCGCCTCCGCCTCGACCGGTCCTGA
- a CDS encoding P-II family nitrogen regulator, translating to MKLITAIVKPYRLDEIKNALQELGVQGLTVSEASGYGRQRGHTEVYRGAEYQVDLVPKVRIEVVVEDADAEAVIDAVVKAAHTGKIGDGKVWALPVDTVVRVRTGERGPDAL from the coding sequence ATGAAGCTCATCACCGCGATCGTCAAGCCGTACCGCCTCGACGAGATCAAGAACGCCTTGCAGGAACTCGGCGTGCAGGGCCTGACCGTGAGCGAGGCCAGCGGCTACGGACGGCAGCGCGGCCACACCGAGGTGTACCGCGGCGCCGAGTACCAGGTCGACCTGGTGCCGAAGGTCCGGATCGAGGTCGTCGTCGAGGACGCGGACGCCGAGGCCGTCATCGACGCGGTCGTGAAGGCCGCGCACACCGGCAAGATCGGCGACGGCAAGGTGTGGGCGCTGCCCGTGGACACGGTCGTGCGGGTGCGGACGGGCGAGCGCGGGCCGGACGCGCTGTAG
- a CDS encoding ammonium transporter gives MPLAAASADTGDTAWLLAATALVLLMTPGLALFYGGMVRTKSVLNMLMMSFVSIALVTVVWLAAGYSLAFGEDAAGGLIGGLDHAGMSGLGPDSVQGTVPTLLFATFQLTFAIITAALVSGAVADRAKFGAWLVFVPVWALLVYVPVAHWVWGPGGWILDRLGALDFAGGLPVEIVSGASGLALCLVLGPRLGFKKDAMRPHNLPMVMLGAGLLWFGWFGFNAGSALGANGLAAAAFLNTLAAGCTGLLGWLFVEQKRDGHPTTLGAASGAVAGLVAITPSCGSVSLLGALVVGLTAGAVCSYAVSWKFKLNYDDSLDVVGVHLVGGVIGTLLIGVFAVESMTGGAEGLLYGGGLGQLGKQLLAVVVVAVYAFGVTYGIGKLIDATMGFRASEEQEQTGLDLTVHAETAYDHGVLGHGAPVSSSVVSSAQKVTPQA, from the coding sequence GTGCCTCTGGCCGCCGCAAGCGCCGACACCGGCGACACCGCCTGGCTGCTCGCCGCCACCGCCCTCGTCCTGCTGATGACCCCGGGCCTGGCCCTGTTCTACGGCGGCATGGTCCGCACGAAGAGCGTGCTCAACATGCTGATGATGAGCTTCGTGTCGATCGCCCTGGTGACGGTGGTGTGGCTGGCCGCCGGCTACTCCCTCGCCTTCGGCGAGGACGCCGCGGGCGGGCTCATCGGCGGGCTCGACCACGCCGGCATGAGCGGCCTCGGGCCGGACAGCGTCCAGGGCACGGTCCCCACCCTCCTGTTCGCCACCTTCCAGCTCACCTTCGCGATCATCACCGCCGCCCTGGTCAGCGGCGCGGTCGCCGACCGGGCGAAGTTCGGGGCGTGGCTGGTCTTCGTGCCGGTGTGGGCGCTGCTCGTATACGTTCCGGTCGCGCACTGGGTCTGGGGCCCGGGCGGCTGGATCCTCGACCGGCTCGGTGCCCTCGACTTCGCCGGCGGACTGCCCGTGGAGATCGTCTCCGGTGCCTCGGGGCTCGCGTTGTGCCTGGTCCTGGGCCCGCGACTGGGCTTCAAGAAGGACGCCATGCGCCCGCACAACCTGCCCATGGTGATGCTGGGCGCCGGTCTGCTCTGGTTCGGCTGGTTCGGCTTCAACGCCGGCTCGGCCCTCGGCGCCAACGGCCTCGCGGCCGCCGCGTTCCTCAACACCCTCGCCGCGGGCTGCACCGGCCTGCTCGGCTGGCTCTTCGTCGAGCAGAAGCGCGACGGCCACCCCACCACCCTGGGCGCCGCGTCCGGCGCGGTCGCGGGCCTGGTCGCCATCACCCCGTCCTGCGGTTCGGTGTCCCTGCTCGGCGCCCTGGTCGTCGGCCTCACCGCCGGTGCCGTCTGCAGTTACGCCGTGAGCTGGAAGTTCAAGCTGAACTACGACGACTCCCTCGACGTCGTCGGCGTCCACCTGGTCGGCGGTGTCATCGGCACGCTCCTCATCGGCGTCTTCGCCGTGGAGTCGATGACGGGCGGCGCCGAGGGCCTCCTCTACGGCGGCGGCCTCGGCCAGCTCGGCAAGCAGCTGCTGGCCGTGGTCGTGGTGGCGGTGTACGCGTTCGGTGTGACGTACGGGATCGGCAAGCTGATCGACGCCACGATGGGCTTCCGCGCGAGCGAGGAGCAGGAGCAGACGGGCCTGGACCTTACGGTGCACGCCGAGACGGCCTACGATCACGGGGTCCTGGGCCACGGCGCCCCGGTCTCCTCCTCCGTCGTCTCCTCCGCCCAGAAGGTCACCCCCCAGGCATGA